A region of Triplophysa dalaica isolate WHDGS20190420 chromosome 18, ASM1584641v1, whole genome shotgun sequence DNA encodes the following proteins:
- the LOC130407057 gene encoding endonuclease domain-containing 1 protein-like → MTFFLPVVMLWLLSGASARVVQTFENQCDGFFADKQPPIITPTPTFQKICQTLNDVVYYATLYDTSNKIPVYSAYKFEGLIKCERQSPWYIEPQLDDNIVKPNMASQCTPAVTCGHKQALNEDYVNSGYDKGHLAPVYQASSQKCADATFTLTNAAPQNLSFNRGQ, encoded by the exons atgacattctttcttcctgTGGTGATGCTGTGGCTGCTTTCTGGTGCTTCAGCTAGAGTTGTTCAGACTTTTGAGAATCAATGTGATGGTTTTTTTGCAGACAAACAACCTCCAATTATCACCCCGACACCTACTTTCCAAAAGATCTGCCAAACGCTAAATGATGTTGTTTATTATGCCACGCTTTATGATACCAGCAACAAGATTCCTGTGTACTCAGCCTATAAGTTTGAGGGGTTAATAAAGTGTGAACGGCAAAGTCCATGGTACATCGAACCTCAG CTTGATGATAATATAGTAAAACCAAATATGGCATCTCAGTGCACTCCAGCTGTTACATGTGGACACAAACAGGCTCTCAATGAAGACTATGTCAACTCTGGCTATGACAAAGGCCATCTTGCACCGGTCTACCAGGCAAGCTCACAGAAGTGTGCTGACGCCACGTTCACACTCACCAATGCTGCTCCACAAAACCTATCATTTAACAGAGGCCAATAG